TACTCTTTTGGGGCACCGAACATAGTGGAGATAGCACGTATTACAATATTGCCGTAAACCATGCGAATAAAACTATGGAGAATCACTTTAGGGATGATTACAGCTCGTTTCACGAAGTTGTTTACAACGAAAAGACAGGTGATGTAAAAAAGAGAATTACTAACCAAGGAGCCGCCGACGATTCGGCTTGGGCGCGTGGACAAGCTTGGGGTTTGTATGGCTATGTGGTGATGTACAGAGAAACCCAAGATCCTAAGTACCTAGAGCAAGCGAATGCTATTGCAAGCTTCATTTTAAATCATCCTAATATGCCAGAAGATATGATACCCTATTGGGATTTTAATGCTCCTGATATTCCAAATGCATTAAGAGATTCTTCGGCAGCCGCCATTATTGCTTCTGCTTTGCTCGAATTGCAAAATTATGTTGATGGAGAAACACAAAACGATTATAAAATTAAAGCCAAAACCATGCTAAAAAGCTTGCTTAGTCCAGAATATTTAGCTGAAAAAGGTACTAACGGCGGTTTTGTTTTAAAACACGGCGTGGGAAATATGCCCAAAAATACCGAAATTGATGTACCACTTTCATATGGTGATTATTATTTAATTGAAGCTATGATGCGGTATAGAAATAAACACAAAATAACAAAATAACAATGCATAAATTATTTTTAATATCAACACTATTATTATTTTTTACTGTAGGTTTTTCACAGAGTAAAATTCATGAAAAGGAACATACTTTTGAGATTGGAAAAGAACATTTTCTACTAGATAATACACCTTTTCAAATTCGTTGTGGTGAAATTCATTTTGCGAGGGTTCCTAAAGAATATTGGCGTCATCGTATTCAAATGATAAAGGCACTGGGCATGAATACTATTTGTGCTTATTTGTTTTGGAATTTCCATGAACGTTCTCCTGGAAATTTTAAATGGGATGGTGAAGCGGATATTGCTGAGTTTTGTAAAATAGCCCAAGAAGAAGGGATGTGGGTTATTTTAAGACCTGGTCCATATGCTTGTGCTGAGTGGGAAATGGGCGGTTTACCTTGGTGGCTTTTAAAAAATGATGATATCAAACTTCGTACTACAGATCCGTTATATATAAAGGCTTCACAAAATTATTTAAATGAAGTGGGTAGGATTTTGTCTAAATTACAAATTACAAATGGGGGACCCATTATAATGGTTCAAGTTGAAAATGAATATGGTTTTTATGGAAATAATGCCGATTATATGGGCATTATGAGAGATGCTGTAATTGATGCGGGGTTTAATGTACCATTGTTTTCTTGCAATCCAACTTCGCGTTTAAAAAATGGATTTCATCCAGATCTTTTTCCTGTTGTTAATTTTGGAGCTAATCCAGAAGGTGCATTCAAAGCATTACGAGAAATTCTTCCCGAAGGACCATTGATGTGCGGTGAATTTTATTCTGGTTGGTTTGACACTTGGGGCACACCGCATAGTTATGGGAAAATCGATCAATATTTAAAGGATATGGAATACATGCTGAAAAAAGGGGCGTCATTTAGTATTTATATGTCTCATGGTGGTACCACTTTTGGTTTTTGGGCAGGTGCAGATCGACCATTTAAGCCAGATGTATCGAGTTATGATTACGGAGCACCTGTTAGTGAAGCTGGATGGGTTACAGATAAATTTATCAAAACACGTTCGTTAATTTCTAAAAATTTAATGCCAGGTGAATCACCTTTACCAGAGCCTCCTGGTCCAAATCCGATGACAACTTTTTCATCAGTTGAACTAAAACAATTCGCTCCACTTTTCAAAAACCTTTCTGAACCCCTTGTTACAGAAAATCCTAAAAACATGGAGTATTACAATCAAGGAAGAGGCAGTATTTTATATAGAACGATGCTGCCAGCAGGAAAAGATTGTGTTTTAAAAGTTGAAGCAGTTCATGATTTTGCATGGATTTTTTCTAATGGAAAAAAACTTGGTGCAATGGATAGGAGAAAGGGTGATTTTGAGATTAATATTCCTGCAAGAGAAAACGCAACTACTATTGATATTCTGGTACATGCTATGGGTAGGATTAATTTTGGACCAGAAGTACATGACCGAAAAGGACTTATTGGATCCATTCAATTTTTGGATGATAAATCAAATAATATCAAGATTGGGAATTGGGAAGTATTCAATATTCCTTATGACGATTCCATGTTAAAGAATTTAAAATTTGAAGAAGCTAATCCAAATGAAAACATGCCAGGAATTTGGTCTGGTGAGATTATGATAGATAAGGTTGGTGATGTTTTTTTAGATGTAAGTAGTTGGGGAAAAGGCGTGGTTTGGATTAATGGGCACTGTTTGGGAAGATATTGGAATATTGGACCTACACAAACAATGTATATTCCAGAACCATGGTTAAAAAGAGGAGTCAATAAAGTATTAGTTTTAGATTTGTTAGGGCCAGAAAAGGCTATTTTAAGAGGCTTAGACACCCCCATTTTAAATGACTTACATCCAGAAAAGGATTTTTCATATTCTAAACGTCCAAGCGTAGAGCTCAATATTAAAAAAATTAAACCAAACCATACAGGGCAATTTTTATCTGGGGGTAATGCGCAAACCGTTAATTTTTCAGAGACTATATCTGGACGGTATTTCTGTTTTGAGGCTTTAAGCTCATTTGATGAAAAACCTTTTGCAGCTATTGCTGAAATGGATATTCTTGATACTGAAAATAACCCTATAAACCATGAAAATTGGAAAATTGCTTATGTAAGTAGTGAAGAATTAGAAAAGGAAAATGGTAGTGCAGAAAATGCTATAGACGGACAGATATTTAATTATTGGCATTCTTCATGGGGGGATAGCAAACCTGATTACCCACATTATCTTGTAATCGATTTGGGTAAAGATGAAAAAATATCTGGCTTTAGATATGTTCCAAGAGCTGACAATAATAGTCCTGGTAGAATAAAAGACTATCAGGTTTTTATTGGAAATGATATCATCAAGAATAAGGGCAAATGAAAATTGTCTTGTTAAGAAATCTTAGCCATGTGCTCATTTTTAATAAACAAAAGTTTAGTCTTGCCTTTGGACTTTTATTGTGTTTTTTTTGCATTACTTTTTGTCAGGCACAAAGAAAATATGTTATAAAGAAAGATGTTCCTCTTGATTCCATCCGACTGAGTGATCCTGCAATTTTGGTTGACAGTGTGTCCAAAATGTATTATATGACAGGCACGGGAGGAAAGCTTTGGAAAAGTAAAGATCTAAAGTTTTGGGACGGGCCTTTCCCCATGGTCAAAACAAATCCAAATTCTTGGATGGGACCCAAACCTATGATATGGGCAGCTGAGCTTCACCAATACAAGAATAAATACTATTGTTTTGCCACATTCACCAACAAAAAGGTAATAATTGATACCGTGGCTGGAAATATCATCGAACGCAGGGCAAGTCATGTTTTGGTTAGTGAAAAGGCTGAAGGACCTTATGTCCCTATGGAAGAAGAAACGTATTTGCCTGCAAATAAACCCACCCTCGATGGTACCTTATGGATCGAAGATAATGGAAAGCCCTACATGGTGTACTGTTATGAATGGTTACAAAATGGAAACGGCACGATTGAAAAAATTGAATTAAAACCAGATTTAAGCGGTTCGGTAGGTAAAGGGCAAGTATTGTTTAAAGCAAGTGATTCACCATGGAGCAAAGAGAAAGATATTAAAGGAAATGAGAAGCCACATAAAGTAACTGATGGTCCTTTTCTATTTAAAACGGGTACGGGCAGACTAGGGATGATTTGGACGAGCTGGCAATACAATGTTTATGCACAAGGTGTGGCTTACTCAGAAAGTGGTACTCTAGATGGCCCTTGGATTCAGGAAAAAGAATTAATTACGCCTCCTAATTTTGGTCATGGTATGCTGTTTAAAACATTCGAGGGTAAAACCCTAATGGCAGTGCATAGTCATAAAAAGATAAATGAGCGTACCATACGCATTCCACATTTGTTTGAAGTTGATTTGTCAGGAGACAAACTTGTTGCTGTAAAACCATTTGCACCGTAGGCAATGTTTAAGCAAACGAAAGGTGTTACTTTTATTTTAAAAGTAAAAATAGTTTTCATCGTCATTTCAATATTAAAACTATCTTAAAAAGGGCACAGTATAGTTTTAAAGTTTTAGTTTTGGTAAAATTTATGGCATTGAGCCGTAAAAAAGAATACAACTAGAAATACCAATGAAAAAACTAATTTTACTTCTTGCATTTGTGGCAGTAAATGTATTACAGGCGCAAATACTGGAACCTGTTAAATGGAGTACGGCGGTTAACAAAATATCAGATTCAAACTATCAATTGGTGGTTACGGCCACTATCGATTCGGGCTGGCACCTCTACTCTCAAAACGTTCCAGAAGGTGGCCCTATTCCAACTACGTTTAGCTTCAACACTTATGAGAACTCCGTAAAACTTATTGGTAAAACATCTGAAGAGGAAGGGCATACGGTTGATGACCCGGTCTTTGAGATGAAAATAAAATACTTTGAAAACACTACAGTTTTTAAACAGAACATTGAAATCAACGAAAAAATTGAATCCATAAAAGGAACAGTCGAATTTATGGCATGCGACGATACGCGATGCTTACAACCAACCGAGGCAGAATTGATTTTCAACTTTAATTCAAAAGAAGGTGCAAAAGCTGCAGAATTGGGTGATGAAAACAAAGAGTTCTCGATAAGTTTAAATGATTCAGCCGCAAACAACATGTTATATGGGATGACTTTAGAAGATTTAAAGAATCCTCGTGATACAGATGAGTCTATAAGCCAGACACCTAATGTCGAACAAGGCAATAGTGCGTTGTGGAAGATCTTTGGTTTGGGTTTTTTAGGAGGTTTACTGGCCTTGTTAACCCCCTGTGTGTTTCCAATGATTCCTCTAACAGTTAGCTTTTTTACCAAAAAAAGTGGCAACTCCAAAGAATCAGGAGTCTGGAAAGCATTATTGTATGGGTTCTTTATTTTTGCGGTATATATTATATTAAGTGTACCATTTCATTTGTTAGATTCGGTTAATCCAGATATCTTAAATGAAATCTCAACGAATGTATGGCTTAATGTTATATTTTTCATCATTTTCATATTTTTTGCTTTCTCCTTTTTTGGATATTACGAGCTAACGCTTCCATCAAACTGGACCAATAAAACAGCAAAAGGTGAAAATTTTGGAGGTGTTGTTGGAATCTTTTTCATGGCATTAACATTGGCCTTGGTATCGTTTTCATGCACAGGTCCAATACTTGGGTCTTTATTGGCAGGTTCGTTAACTGCCGATGGCGGCGCTTGGCAACTTACATCAGGGATGGCTGGTTTTGGTGTGGCTTTAGGTTTGCCTTTTGCTGTATTTGCTATGTTCCCGAATATGATAAACGCTTTGCCAAAATCTGGAGGATGGTTAAATACCACAAAGGTTATCTTAGGCTTTCTGGAATTGGCATTGGCGTTTAAGTTTTTGTCGAACGCCGATTTGGTAGCCCATTGGAATATTTTAAAAATAGAACCTTTTTTAATTATATGGATTGTCGTTTTCACCGGCTTGGCGCTCTATGTTTTCAGGTTTATTAAGTTTCCGCACGATGCACCCATAAAAAAACTGTCGTTTTCG
This genomic stretch from Flavobacteriaceae bacterium GSB9 harbors:
- a CDS encoding glycoside hydrolase family 88 protein codes for the protein MNRIVALIMALMAFTISFAQKTDPLILEIEKALNIASNQYKNMKDRLPKGRYPKTYHANSDKFETSNSGWWCSGFYPGTLLYLNEAVNASELKQEADSVLNDLKKEQFNTSTHDLGFMMFCSFGNAERLSPSQEYKDILMNSAKSLATRYDDTVKCIRSWNSAPWNSAGEDDLVVIIDNMMNLELLFWGTEHSGDSTYYNIAVNHANKTMENHFRDDYSSFHEVVYNEKTGDVKKRITNQGAADDSAWARGQAWGLYGYVVMYRETQDPKYLEQANAIASFILNHPNMPEDMIPYWDFNAPDIPNALRDSSAAAIIASALLELQNYVDGETQNDYKIKAKTMLKSLLSPEYLAEKGTNGGFVLKHGVGNMPKNTEIDVPLSYGDYYLIEAMMRYRNKHKITK
- a CDS encoding beta-galactosidase, which translates into the protein MHKLFLISTLLLFFTVGFSQSKIHEKEHTFEIGKEHFLLDNTPFQIRCGEIHFARVPKEYWRHRIQMIKALGMNTICAYLFWNFHERSPGNFKWDGEADIAEFCKIAQEEGMWVILRPGPYACAEWEMGGLPWWLLKNDDIKLRTTDPLYIKASQNYLNEVGRILSKLQITNGGPIIMVQVENEYGFYGNNADYMGIMRDAVIDAGFNVPLFSCNPTSRLKNGFHPDLFPVVNFGANPEGAFKALREILPEGPLMCGEFYSGWFDTWGTPHSYGKIDQYLKDMEYMLKKGASFSIYMSHGGTTFGFWAGADRPFKPDVSSYDYGAPVSEAGWVTDKFIKTRSLISKNLMPGESPLPEPPGPNPMTTFSSVELKQFAPLFKNLSEPLVTENPKNMEYYNQGRGSILYRTMLPAGKDCVLKVEAVHDFAWIFSNGKKLGAMDRRKGDFEINIPARENATTIDILVHAMGRINFGPEVHDRKGLIGSIQFLDDKSNNIKIGNWEVFNIPYDDSMLKNLKFEEANPNENMPGIWSGEIMIDKVGDVFLDVSSWGKGVVWINGHCLGRYWNIGPTQTMYIPEPWLKRGVNKVLVLDLLGPEKAILRGLDTPILNDLHPEKDFSYSKRPSVELNIKKIKPNHTGQFLSGGNAQTVNFSETISGRYFCFEALSSFDEKPFAAIAEMDILDTENNPINHENWKIAYVSSEELEKENGSAENAIDGQIFNYWHSSWGDSKPDYPHYLVIDLGKDEKISGFRYVPRADNNSPGRIKDYQVFIGNDIIKNKGK
- a CDS encoding glycoside hydrolase family 43 protein, producing the protein MTGTGGKLWKSKDLKFWDGPFPMVKTNPNSWMGPKPMIWAAELHQYKNKYYCFATFTNKKVIIDTVAGNIIERRASHVLVSEKAEGPYVPMEEETYLPANKPTLDGTLWIEDNGKPYMVYCYEWLQNGNGTIEKIELKPDLSGSVGKGQVLFKASDSPWSKEKDIKGNEKPHKVTDGPFLFKTGTGRLGMIWTSWQYNVYAQGVAYSESGTLDGPWIQEKELITPPNFGHGMLFKTFEGKTLMAVHSHKKINERTIRIPHLFEVDLSGDKLVAVKPFAP
- a CDS encoding thioredoxin family protein → MKKLILLLAFVAVNVLQAQILEPVKWSTAVNKISDSNYQLVVTATIDSGWHLYSQNVPEGGPIPTTFSFNTYENSVKLIGKTSEEEGHTVDDPVFEMKIKYFENTTVFKQNIEINEKIESIKGTVEFMACDDTRCLQPTEAELIFNFNSKEGAKAAELGDENKEFSISLNDSAANNMLYGMTLEDLKNPRDTDESISQTPNVEQGNSALWKIFGLGFLGGLLALLTPCVFPMIPLTVSFFTKKSGNSKESGVWKALLYGFFIFAVYIILSVPFHLLDSVNPDILNEISTNVWLNVIFFIIFIFFAFSFFGYYELTLPSNWTNKTAKGENFGGVVGIFFMALTLALVSFSCTGPILGSLLAGSLTADGGAWQLTSGMAGFGVALGLPFAVFAMFPNMINALPKSGGWLNTTKVILGFLELALAFKFLSNADLVAHWNILKIEPFLIIWIVVFTGLALYVFRFIKFPHDAPIKKLSFSRLAGGVLVVAFVVYLASGFRVNEDTKTFTPLTLLSGLAPPVGYSFLYPNDCPNNLNCFKDLKEGVAYAKKVNKPIMIDFTGLACVNCRKMEEHVWPIEKVDDYLKNEYVIISLYVDDKKKLPDNEQIEVARINGGKRQLENYGHKWAHFQTRFFKTNSQPYYVLLSPDGKQILNTPVGYTPDADQYYNWLKDGISSLKKFN